Proteins encoded by one window of Lathyrus oleraceus cultivar Zhongwan6 chromosome 1, CAAS_Psat_ZW6_1.0, whole genome shotgun sequence:
- the LOC127115613 gene encoding uncharacterized protein LOC127115613: MTFTWIQGVFFAFLKCFGVESAEATMDSNMKPHACEGNSSSRNKKSFQDTSNPSLPDTQTLNASSTENRSNYVSISQLLSDMPPMERRLVAPKPKHHRDMQIRNGTNMYAKDVSKEIQENNIDPSSQINTREHVNVKLSKLVEIYSDKKKDQVYGVDVLSSTLEKEPSKLKSDETTTLDSHMKPHACTFSIVTPMENSSSGNMKTSHAENSLLTNTQTLIASSMETSALQRHTQPSQCPLDILYSFQHSLQKRKKAKIGALHI; encoded by the exons ATGACTTTCACTTGGATTCAAGGAGTATTCTTTGCTTTCTTAAAGTGTTTTGGTGTTGAATCCGCTGAAGCCACCATGGATTCAAATATGAAACCTCATGCATGTGAAGGTAATTCATCGAGTAGAAACAAGAAAAGCTTTCAAGATACTTCAAATCCATCACTCCCAGATACTCAAACTCTT AATGCAAGTTCAACGGAAAACCGTAGTAATTATGTCTCAATTTCTCAATTATTATCT GATATGCCACCAATGGAACGACGATTAGTTGCGCCCAAACCCAAGCATCATCGCGATATGCAGATTCGAAATGGTACAAACATGTATGCTAAGGATGTGTCAAAAGAAATTCAG GAAAACAATATTGATCCATCTAGTCAAATAAATACAAGAGAGCATGTTAATGTGAAATTGAGTAAGTTGGTGGAAATTTATAGTGACAAGAAGAAAGATCAAGTATATGGTGTTGATGTTCTTTCATCAACCTTAGAAAAAGAACCATCAAAATTAAAGTCAGATGAAACTACAACATTGGATTCACACATGAAACCTCATGCATGTACATTTAGTATTGTAACTCCTATGGAAAACTCATCAAGTGGCAACATGAAAACCTCTCATGCTGAAAATTCATTGCTCACAAATACTCAAACTCTT ATTGCAAGTTCAATGGAAACGAGTGCTCTTCAAAGGCATACTCAACCTAGTCAATGCCCACTTGATATTTTATATTCCTTTCAGCATTCACtccaaaaaagaaaaaag GCTAAAATTGGGGCTTTACATatttaa